From Impatiens glandulifera chromosome 7, dImpGla2.1, whole genome shotgun sequence:
TGCGTTACGCGTTCCTTCCACAAGCTATTGTCTTCTTTAAACACTTTCTCGTTAACGCCTGTAATAGTTCCCCTGCTTATTCTAGGAGGAACTGAAAACGCTCGCTCCGGCCACTTCTCTACTCCACCTCCCGCGATCTCCTCTGAGCTACTTACATCCGGTAAAGGTGTTATGCATTTCTCCATGTTCACGTACCTGTTAATTTTGCCTCTCAATTgtcaacaaaacaaaacaaacaatttGATTTTGAGATTTCAGATCAGATCGATACCATGATTCGTCGGGGTTTCCTGATTTGCACATTTGTAGTGTTTGATCTTCGTTTCCGCTGTTTGGACAGTCAAGGTGGTTGATCGGCTTCTGATAGATTGCGAAATCTTTCTTCTCTATAACTTTCTTCCAACAGAGACGCATAACGATTTCCTCAATCTCGTCCTGTTCTTGCTTCAAATCGTCTTTAGTTCTATCCCAACCTTGCCAATACGATTTCCATCTGATCGGAGGACCTGATAGAATCCAGTAACCGCCTGGCCTCAATACTCTATCAACCTCAATCAAATACATTCCATCTGTTTCCATTACATTATATCATCAGCATTAGCATTCAATTGGATTCAGTCGATTTGTTTGAAGAACATCGAAGATCTTACcgtatttgttccaaggaattAAGCAACGAGAACAATGAGCCATGTCGAAGGATCTTGCAGGATACGGAAGTCTCTTCGACGCCAGTATTCCGATCATTCCAGGAACTCCTCTCTCCAACGCAAACCAAACCTGCGCTTCATGAGTATCTCTAGGAGCAAACGACATCGCAAGAATATCTCTCTTCAGCAAGTAAGCTCCCCAACTAGCAACCTTTTCagatcaaagaagaagaaaaggtaaTTTAAAGCAAGATCTGAGAAACGATAATGATTTATTCAAGATCTAAGAAACGATAATAACTCACTCCGCATCCAGTATCGATTGCGGTTCGTATAGTTCCATCTGTAAGCGAAATAAGCTCGTTAATATCATCGATATAAGCATCAGCGCCGCGAGGGAAACCGGTGCCGCCGCCGGGAAACCGGAAACGATCGCCTTCAACTTGAATCCAATTCTGTATAGCTTTCTCAATACTGAGTTCCTTATGAGGTATGTTATCATACCAAGCGTAATCTCTACTCTGCGGCCATTTAAAAGGCGTTTTGTAATGAGGTGGAGCAGGTATTAAGCATTTGAGAAGTTCGTCTTTAGTAGGACAATGTCGTTCTCTGTAAATCAATCTATCTCGATCGAATCTTCTTCCTCTTTGAGCATGTTGACAAGGTGTGTATTCGCTGTATGACATATCACATGGTGGAATTTGTTTGGTTTCCTTTTTGTTTTCAACGTCCAATTGATGATGGCTTCCGAAATCCAAACCTGAATATGAATCGCCTCCGCCGCTGCTAggttttgatgatgatgatgatccatTTTCGCATCCGACTCGATCGTAGATCTCGGATCGGCTGGTGAGACCGGGAACGGTGTTTTGCCAGGCGCCTAATACGTAGAAGAGAACGCATAAACCGCTGACGGAGAGTATCCAAGTGAGACGTCTTCTCTTGGTTTCTAGCACTTGGTTAGCTTTTGGAGATCCGGTATAGTCCTTagccatttatatatatatgttataggCCGTTGCGCAAACGCAGAGAACGCAAACGCAAACGCAATCTCAGCTAACAAACTGTAGCATTCGTTGTTCGTTTTTAGCTTATAGTTGTGAGAGTTGTAATTTCATATCTGGATAGAGAAAAGGATATGAAGAATTAGCAAACAacaagatgaagaagaaatggATTCAcgtgaaagaagaagaagaagaaagaatggAGCCAAAACTGTGAAAACTATAGTTCTACCATTTATGGAAAACTCAAAAGCCTGCAACTTGGTTTGAAGTTAAGTTACAGAGAGATTcttgaatattttaatgttgTATCAAGAAAATGAGGCAGAttgattattgtatttttacaatgaataatgtattttttttaatcttaacattttgatattttgagatTTTAGGTTAAATTTTCTACAAGAATTACCCCCATTATGGGCATTTTTTTCTCGATTTAACGAGGGTGGTATTAGTGTTTTCCTAATTTCACATGATTTTTTCTGAAGAATATAAACacagttaaatatataatattattgatatattttataagaattttaagtttatttatttataataatataaatattttaaaaaaaatttatataatttttttttatttttttaaagaatatgatATAACAATATTccgtaataattttttaaaaactaaacaactTGGAGTAGAATAGGATGAGAATGATAAACACATTTTGGTCCATATTGTCATCCCTGTTAATGGGACTCTAGCGCCCACACCGAATATGAACCGAATTGTTTGTCTCACGACGTTCTGAATTCAGCTTAAGATAAAATTCGTTTTTGTATGAGTAAAAACAAACATATTTGGGGATGGttccataattaattattattatatcattttcaatttataattaaaattgggATAATACAAAGATAAGGAATGCTAAATAATACAAGTTTTGTCTGGAGAATAGGAACCACTTGTTTAGTTATCTATGAAGataaagaaagaagagagatcTTAACTGATGGTGGTTGATTCATGCTTTTTGtgttatctcttcttcttcatgaggAGGAGTGGAGTGGGGCATGCTTTATAAGAAAATAGATTTGGAAATTAAGGAAATTGTGAATTAAAAAAGGAGTATGGGTTAAATAGTAGATTTGATGGGTTAAAGTTATAAATAGAAAGTTTGATTGGGTCTTTGAGGAATAATCTAATCTCATTGAATTGGCAGCAAAAGTTgggtttttttttaacttgttgTTACCGACACACACGACACGACAAAGAACAAGAGTGAACTCTCTTCCTCCGACTGTCTAGCTTCCTCAAACAACTCTCAAACCACTTCAGACCCtactttctttctct
This genomic window contains:
- the LOC124944466 gene encoding probable methyltransferase PMT17, which gives rise to MAKDYTGSPKANQVLETKRRRLTWILSVSGLCVLFYVLGAWQNTVPGLTSRSEIYDRVGCENGSSSSSKPSSGGGDSYSGLDFGSHHQLDVENKKETKQIPPCDMSYSEYTPCQHAQRGRRFDRDRLIYRERHCPTKDELLKCLIPAPPHYKTPFKWPQSRDYAWYDNIPHKELSIEKAIQNWIQVEGDRFRFPGGGTGFPRGADAYIDDINELISLTDGTIRTAIDTGCGVASWGAYLLKRDILAMSFAPRDTHEAQVWFALERGVPGMIGILASKRLPYPARSFDMAHCSRCLIPWNKYDGMYLIEVDRVLRPGGYWILSGPPIRWKSYWQGWDRTKDDLKQEQDEIEEIVMRLCWKKVIEKKDFAIYQKPINHLDCPNSGNEDQTLQMCKSGNPDESWYVNMEKCITPLPDVSSSEEIAGGGVEKWPERAFSVPPRISRGTITGVNEKVFKEDNSLWKERVTHYKHIIGNLAQGRYRNLMDMNANLGGFAAALLKYPVWVMNVVPVNIGQDTLGVIYERGLIGTHHDWCEAVSTYPRTYDLIHAGGVFTLYEDRCDMTDILIEMDRILRPEGIVIFRDVVETLVKIKDVTDGMRWKSQIMDHESGPFIPEKVLLATKTYWTGEIKQE